In the genome of Paraburkholderia azotifigens, the window AACGCGTGAACGCGCCTGTTCATGCCGTCGTGAAGCATCCGCCGTCGCTGTCGTTCGAGGATGCAGCCGCGACGTGGATGATGTTCACCACCGCCTACGGCGCGCTGATCGAAATCGGCCGGTTGCAGGAGGGCGAAACGGTGCTGATCGGCGCGGCGTCGAGCAGTGTCGGGCTGGCGGCGATCCAGATCGCCAACATGGTCGGCGCGATTCCCGTCGCGTTGACGCGCAGCGAGAAGAAACGCGATGCGCTGCTGGCGGCAGGCGCCGCACATGTGATCGCGGGCGACGGCGCGGATCTGCCGGAAAAGGTGATGGCGCTGACGCAAGGGCGGGGCGCGCGCATGGCCTTCGATCCCGTCGGCGGTCCGGCCGCGGCGTATCAGTTGAAGGCGCTATGCGCGTACGGCATCTTCTTTCAATACGGTGCGCTCGATGCGCGGGACATCCCCGTGCCCGTGATGGATCTGCTGTCGAAGGATCTTACGGTGCGCGGCTACCGGCTGTTCGAGATTACGGGCGATCCGCAGAAACTGGCACATGCGAAACACTTCATTACGGATGGTTTGGCGTCGGGCGCGCTGAAGCCTTCCATCGACCGCGTCTTCGGCTTTGACGAGATGGCCGACGCGCATCGCTACATGGAAGCGGGCGCGCAGGTCGGGAAGATCGTCGTGACGGTGTGATGGCTGCGCAGGCCGCGCGTTATCGCGCGGTCTGATCTTCCGGGACTTCGATGCCCCAGTCGCCTTCCTTGTACCATTCGTCGCCGAGCAGTTCGATGGGGTGCTGTGTGCGGCTGGAGCCGTTTCCGCATTGCAGGGAATCGGTTGGACAGTAGTTATCGCATCCCCAGCAAACGCGTTCGGGATGCTTCGGATGCAGTGGGAATTTCCTGGCCATCTGATACGCCTTTGTTCAAGAGAATACACTGCCTGTAGCAGCGTTTCGCGCGGGGCCGATGCGATGTGAATCGAGCGCGCTGTGGCAACTCATCCATGCTAGTCCGCTGCCGACAATCGGCAATGCGACATACGTTCGCAGGCGTAAGCCGATTCTCGCGAAACACAGGCCAGGCGCGCGAAGGCGCGATGCAAGACGATTGCGGGATTGTCAGAAACCGGAAAGCTCCGAGGCGCGACGACAGGCGTGTGCCCGCACCCGGAAACATTGCGATACAAACTCGGCACGATGCTTACCGCTTGACGGCGATTCGCGCCCGTTCGATATGGGAAAATCGGGGTATGAAAATGTCCAGACTTTCATTCATTGTGGCCGTGCTGGCACTCGCCACTCCACTGGCTCACGCGAGCCTCGCAAGCGGCGCGCATCAGTTCAAGACGGACGCCAAGACGGCGGGCAAAGATACCGGGCACGCTGTTCGAAACGCCGTTCATGCGGTCGGACACGGCGCGAAATCGGCGGGCCATGCCGTGGCTGATGCAACGAAACACGGTTATCACGCGACCAAAAAGTTCGTGACGGGACATGGCTAGCGCCTCGCTTTACTGCGAGTGGTGAGCGCCAGCCACTGAAGCCGGTTCAGGCGTACGATAAAAGGTATCGCCCCGTTGCGGACACCCGCCATCTGACGGAGAGCCGGTATGAGACGCCTTTATTTTCTCGCCCCCGACACGCCCACGGCCAAAGCCATCGTCGACGACCTGCTGCGCGCGCGGATCACCTGGCGGCACATTCATGTGCTCGCAAATCACAGCGTCACACTCGAAGCCTTGCCGCAAGCTTCTTTGCTGCAAAGCAGCGATGTCGTGCATGCGCTCGAACGCGGCGTGGCGCTCGGCGGCGTAACGGGCGCGCTGCTCGGCCTCGTCGCGCTTGCGTTTCCGCCTGCGGAACTCGCGATCGCGGGAGGCGCCGTCGTCATGATGACGCTGGCGGGTGCCGGTTTCGGCGCATGGACGGCCTCGATGATCGGTGTCAACGAGCCGAATGCGCAGCTCGAACGCTTCCGCGAAGCCATTCGCGCCGGCCAGTTGCTGATCATGGCGGACGTGCCCGGATCGCGCGAGCACGAGATCGAGCAACTGATCGTGCAGCACGTGCCGAGAGCGGACCTCGAAGGCGCCGAACCGACCACGCCGATCTTTCCCTGAACGACACGGCTTGCCTCGGACGTTTGCCGTAAGGCATTCGACAACGAAGTCCAAATCGTCGAAAATCGAAAGCCCTGCGCGCGCGGGGACTGCTTCGAAACGGCTCGGCAAAGACCTGCGAAGAACTCGACGAGGATTCAACCCGCTTCGTCGCCTCGGCACTGCTGTGCCGTGGACGAAGCATCGCCATACCGCCCGCCGCACTATTTCCATCTCCGCGAAAGACGCCCGTCCGGGCGAGCACGTTCGCGCAAGACCCGCCGGCGAATATCGATGAGAAAGACTCTGGACGGCCTGGCCGTTTCAAGCATGGTAGTGCTGTGCCTGATCTGGGGACTCCAACAGGCTGCGATGAAGGCCATTGCCGCCGATGTCCCGCCACTGCTTCAGGTATCGCTGCGCTCCGGCGTCGCGGCCGTGCTGGTCTGGGTGTTCGGGCGGCTGATCGTGCGCGACAAGTGGCTCAAGGGTGTCGCGCTCGGGCCGGGATCGGTGGTCGGCGTACTGTTTGCCGCCGAGTTTCTTTTCGTTGCTGAAGGGCTGCGCTGGACGGCCGCATCGCACATGGCCGTGTTCCTTTACACCGCGCCGATGTTCGCGGCTGTCGGCCTGCAACTGGTGCTGCCTTCGGAACGCCTGACGCGCGCGCAATGGGCGGGGATCGCGGTCTCGTTCGTGGGCATCGTGGTCACGTTTGCCGGTCCGGGCGCAGGCGCCGGGCCGTCGGCGCCCAACTGGATGCTCGGCGACCTGCTGGGCATCTGTGCAGGCGCCGCGTGGGGCATGACGACGGTCGCCGTGCGCGCGACGCGTCTGAGCGAAGCACCCGCCACGCAGACGCTGTTCTATCAGCTGGTGTGGGCCTTCGTCGTGTTGCTGCCGTTCGCACTGTTCTCGGGCCAGTCCCGCTTTCACGGCACGACGCTCGTGTGGGCGAGCCTGGGATTTCAGGCGATCGTCGTGTGCTTCTTCAGCTATGTCGCCTGGTTCTATTTGCTGCGCGTCTATTTTGCGTCGCGGCTCGGCGTGCTGTCGTTCATGGCGCCGCTGTTCGGAGTCGCGCTGGGCGCGCTGCTGCTGCATGAGCGGCTCGATCCGACGTTTCTCGCAGGCGCGGGGCTTGTGCTGGCCGGCATGTTCGTGGTCAACGGGCGCGAGTGGCTGAAGTATGTGTTCGCGCGCCAGCGGCGCGATGGAAAGGTCGGCTCGGCATAGCCGCCAGGGCGCGCGCCCAAATTCGTCGCGCACGGTCGCCGTATGGAACGAAGTGGACCGTTCAATTGCGCACGCATCGATCAGCACCTAGTATCCATTTCGGACCAGCGGGCCGGATATCTGATGCGGAGGCCGTCGCGTATCCCGGAGCGCTGGAAGGACTGTTCTTCGACTGGAGCAAATTCGATGCGAAAGATGAGAGCGGTACAGGTCGGCGCCCCGGGCGGGGCGCTGGAACTCGTGGAGCGTGAGGTGCCGGCGCCGGGCGCCGGCCAGGTGTTGATCAAGGTGCAGGCGTGCGGCATCTGCCACAGCGACTCGCTGACGAAAGAGGGCCAGTGGCCAGGTCTGCAATTTCCGCGCGTGCCGGGTCACGAAGTGGCTGGCGTGATCGACACCGTGGGCGCAGGCGTCGAGGGCTGGAAGGCGGGCGATCGCGTGGGCGTGGGTTGGCACGGCGGACACTGCGGACATTGCGCGGCCTGCCGGCGCGGTTATTTCGTGGTGTGCGAAAAGGCGCAGGTGCCGGGCATCAGTTACGACGGCGGCTATGCCGACTATCTCGTCGCACCCGTCGAAGCGCTCGCGCGCATGCCCGACGATCTCAAGGACGTCGACGCGGCGCCGCTGCTTTGCGCGGGCATCACCACATTTAACGCGCTGCGCAACAGCGGCGCGCGGGCGGGCGATCTGGTCGCCGTGCTCGGCATCGGCGGGCTGGGGCATCTGGGCGTGCAGTTCGCGCGCCGGATGGGCTTCAACACCGTTGTCATCGCGCGCGGCGAGGACAAGGCGCCGCTCGCGAAGCAACTCGGCGCGCACCACTATATCGACAGCCGCAAGCAGGACGTGGCCGAAGCGCTGAAGGCGCTCGGCGGCGCGAAGGTGATCCTCGCGACGGTGACGAGCGGCGACGCGATGACAGCAACGCTCGGCGGACTCGGGCTCGACGGCAAGCTGATCATCCTCGGTGTCGCGGACAAGCCGATCGAGGTGCCGCCCGTGCAGTTCATCATGGGCCGCAACGCGGTGCAGGGCTGGCCGTCAGGTTCGTCGGCCGATTCGGAAGACACGCTGGCGTTCAGCGCGCTCGCCGACGTCAAGCCGATGATCGAGACCTTTCCGCTCGAACGCGCCGCTGAAGCGTACGACCGCATGATGAGCGGTGCCGCCCGTTTCCGCGTCGTGCTGACGATGTAATCCATGCCATGAGGCCGCCGTCGCAGGCATGCCGACGGCGGCCGAAATGTCTTCTTTTCCCTTGATTTCCGGGCTTTGCGGCGCCCGCGGCAGGTGTGCCGCCGCCCATCGACATCTTCCCCAGGCGGTTTCATGTCCCGCAGCGTGTAAACTGCTGCCTTTTTCAAGATTTTGGGTGGTATGGTTCAAGCCCCTCAGCGCACTGCGGTCAGCGGCCCGACGCTCGTTCGCCTGCTCGCGCGCCTGACGGCCGCCGACGTGCCCGCCGCCAGCCAGTCGTTGTCGGATCAGTTGAGCCAGTGGCTCGGCTGGACGGACGCCATTGCGCTGTCGACGGCGCTCAGCGGCACGCCGCCCGCCGCCGTCGCTGGCGGTGCGCGCGGCGCCCGGGGCGCGGGCGCGCTCGAGCAGGAATCCGCCGGCCTGCGTGCCGCGCTGGCCGACGCCATCGCGGGCGACAGCGTGCTGAGCACGCGCCGGCGGCGCGGCGCCGCGCACGCACAGACTGCGCCTGCGCAGACCGAGGCCAGTTACGCGGATTTCCGCCAGAGCTACCTTGCGCTCCAGCAGTCGATGGAAACCCGCATCGGCGCGCTGCGCGGCCGTCTGCGGAGTCTGCTGGCGGCGAAGACGCCCGAGATGACGCGCCTCGCGGTGGTCGACGCGATCATGGAGCGCTCGCTGGGCGCCCGCGAGCGGAGCCTGTTCGGTTCGGTGCCGGGCCTGCTTGGCGGCCATTTCGAGCGCTTGCGCAAGGCCAGTCAGGCCGCCGATGCCCCAGCCAATGGCGCGGCCCCGGCGGATTCCGCAGCAGCCTCGCCCGGCGCGTGGCTCGACGCGTTCCGCAAGGACATGCAAAGCGTGTTGCTTGCTGAACTCGACATTCGTTTTCAACCGGTCGAAGGGCTGCTCGCCGCCCTTCGCATCAGCTAACTGGGACAACATGTCCAGATATCGTATTGATTTTGTTGTTGTTTTTCTCGTAGGGCTGGTTGCTGTCGGTTGGGTCGGCGCAGCCTATCTGCTGTCGAACCCGCTGGCGCTCGTCGTCACGCTGCTGGTCGGCGCCTGCTACGTGGCGGGCGCGCTGGAACTGCAGCGCTATCAGCAGGCCACGTCGACGCTGACGCAGGCGGTCACGGAGCTTAACGAAGCGCCGCCCCGGCTCGGCGTCTGGCTCGAACGGCTGGATGCCGGCTTGCGCAATCCCGTGCGCCTGCGGATCGAAGGCGAGCGCGTCGCGCTGCCGGGACCGGCGCTGACACCGTATCTGGTCGGGCTGCTGGTGCTGCTCGGCATGCTGGGCACGCTGCTGGGCATGGTGACGACGCTGCGCGGCACGGGCCTCGCGCTCGACAGCGCGACCGACCTGCAGGCGATCCGCGCGTCGCTTGCCGCGCCCGTCAAGGGGCTGGGCTTCGCGTTCGGCACCTCGATCGCTGGCGTGGCGACCTCCGCGATGCTCGGGCTGCTGTCCGCGCTGTGCCGCCGCGAGCGCGCGCAGGCCGCGCAACTGCTCGACACGAAGATCGCGACCACGCTGCGCGCGTTCTCGCAGAGCCAGAAGCGCGACGAGACGTTCAAGCTGCTGCAGCGCCAGGCGGACGTGATGCCCGCGCTGGTCGACCGTCTTCAGACGATGATGACGGCCATCGAACAGCAAAGCGTCGCGCTGAACGAGCGGCTGATCTCGAACCAGCACGCGTTTCACGGCAGAACGGAAGCGGCGTATGCGCGGCTCGTCTCATCGGTGTCGCAGTCGCTGAAGGAGAGCGCGGCAGAAAGCGCGCGCGCCGCGAGCGCGGCCTTGCAGCCGGTCATGGAGGCGTCGATGTCGGGTCACGCGCAAGAAATGGCGTCGTTGCGCGCGACCGTCGAGCAGGCGGTGCAGCGCCAGCTGGACGGACTCTCGACGGGCTTCGAAGCGAGCACGACGACCGTCGCCGATCTGTG includes:
- a CDS encoding zinc-dependent alcohol dehydrogenase family protein — protein: MSRVIRIHRIGGPEVLQIDDIDVPAPNAGEVQIDVKAIGINRAEVMYRTGQYTIEPRLPSRLGYEASGVVAAVGSGVKDFAVGDAVSVVPAFSFADYGMYGERVNAPVHAVVKHPPSLSFEDAAATWMMFTTAYGALIEIGRLQEGETVLIGAASSSVGLAAIQIANMVGAIPVALTRSEKKRDALLAAGAAHVIAGDGADLPEKVMALTQGRGARMAFDPVGGPAAAYQLKALCAYGIFFQYGALDARDIPVPVMDLLSKDLTVRGYRLFEITGDPQKLAHAKHFITDGLASGALKPSIDRVFGFDEMADAHRYMEAGAQVGKIVVTV
- a CDS encoding DUF3348 domain-containing protein; the protein is MVQAPQRTAVSGPTLVRLLARLTAADVPAASQSLSDQLSQWLGWTDAIALSTALSGTPPAAVAGGARGARGAGALEQESAGLRAALADAIAGDSVLSTRRRRGAAHAQTAPAQTEASYADFRQSYLALQQSMETRIGALRGRLRSLLAAKTPEMTRLAVVDAIMERSLGARERSLFGSVPGLLGGHFERLRKASQAADAPANGAAPADSAAASPGAWLDAFRKDMQSVLLAELDIRFQPVEGLLAALRIS
- a CDS encoding DMT family transporter, whose protein sequence is MRKTLDGLAVSSMVVLCLIWGLQQAAMKAIAADVPPLLQVSLRSGVAAVLVWVFGRLIVRDKWLKGVALGPGSVVGVLFAAEFLFVAEGLRWTAASHMAVFLYTAPMFAAVGLQLVLPSERLTRAQWAGIAVSFVGIVVTFAGPGAGAGPSAPNWMLGDLLGICAGAAWGMTTVAVRATRLSEAPATQTLFYQLVWAFVVLLPFALFSGQSRFHGTTLVWASLGFQAIVVCFFSYVAWFYLLRVYFASRLGVLSFMAPLFGVALGALLLHERLDPTFLAGAGLVLAGMFVVNGREWLKYVFARQRRDGKVGSA
- a CDS encoding alcohol dehydrogenase — protein: MRKMRAVQVGAPGGALELVEREVPAPGAGQVLIKVQACGICHSDSLTKEGQWPGLQFPRVPGHEVAGVIDTVGAGVEGWKAGDRVGVGWHGGHCGHCAACRRGYFVVCEKAQVPGISYDGGYADYLVAPVEALARMPDDLKDVDAAPLLCAGITTFNALRNSGARAGDLVAVLGIGGLGHLGVQFARRMGFNTVVIARGEDKAPLAKQLGAHHYIDSRKQDVAEALKALGGAKVILATVTSGDAMTATLGGLGLDGKLIILGVADKPIEVPPVQFIMGRNAVQGWPSGSSADSEDTLAFSALADVKPMIETFPLERAAEAYDRMMSGAARFRVVLTM
- a CDS encoding DUF3079 domain-containing protein — translated: MARKFPLHPKHPERVCWGCDNYCPTDSLQCGNGSSRTQHPIELLGDEWYKEGDWGIEVPEDQTAR